One window from the genome of Anolis sagrei isolate rAnoSag1 chromosome 4, rAnoSag1.mat, whole genome shotgun sequence encodes:
- the SYS1 gene encoding protein SYS1 homolog gives MAPQFRSYVWDPALILSQIVLMQAIYYSSLGLWLALVDSLVQNSPSLDQIFSYEVLGFSTSPGRLAMMAFILNALTCAIGLLYFIRRGKQCLDFTVTVHFFHLLGCWIYNAHFPTALTWWLVHTVCTALMAVIGEYLCMRTELKEIPLNSAPKSNV, from the exons ATGGCTCCTCAGTTCCGCAGTTACGTCTGGGATCCTGCTCTTATTCTCTCACAGATTGTGCTGATGCAGGCCATTTACTACAGCTCTCTGGGACTCTGGTTGGCTCTGGTGGACAGCTTGGTTCAAAACAGTCCTTCCCTTGACCAGATTTTCAGTTATGAG GTTTTGGGATTTTCCACCTCACCTGGGAGACTTGCCATGATGGCTTTTATCCTAAATGCACTTACGTG TGCCATAGGCTTGCTGTATTTCATTCGACGAGGGAAGCAGTGTTTGGATTTCACTGTCACAGTTCACTTCTTCCACTTGCTGGGCTGCTGGATTTACAACGCACACTTTCCGACTGCTCTAACCTGGTGGCTTGTACATACTGTTTGCACGGCACTCATGGCTGTGATTGGAGAGTACCTCTGTATGAGAACAGAACTGAAGGAAATCCCATTGAATTCAGCCCCTAAATCCAACGTATAG
- the LOC132777208 gene encoding uncharacterized protein F54H12.2-like, translated as MAFIHGCSEECTKSELDLFSIGPTQTSIERSLYIEVPPLTALTEASPLDFFIAGNGEDYMDLNNTLLYLTCKVVNEDGTNLANGAAVGLVNYPIASIFSQLDVTLGDRLISQSNNCYPYRAYIESVLNYGEDTLATQFTAGAFYKDNAGEHEITALDGANKGFSKRASLGAGSKKIDLLGHLHADMFFQEKLLLNGVDVKIKLTRNKDTFCLMSNDANRQYKLQILSASLFVKKVKLTPGVRLGHAEALLTSNAKYPVDRVSMKVFSIPVGSRVSNQENLFLGQLPKQVVIGLVDNDSFSGAYSKNPFNFKHYDINFAALYLDGEQYPMKPFQPNFEEGNCVREYMSLVQTAGKHMRDSALLINREEYAKGYTLFAFDLTPDQECADHYSLIKTGNLRAELRFAKPLPTTVNMVVYGVFDNVIEINHRRNVLFDYM; from the coding sequence ATGGCTTTTATTCACGGCTGTTCTGAAGAGTGCACCAAATCCGAACTTGATTTGTTTAGCATCGGGCCTACACAAACTAGTATTGAGAGAAGCCTTTATATTGAAGTTCCACCATTAACCGCCCTCACAGAAGCCTCACCCTTGGACTTTTTTATTGCTGGAAATGGTGAAGACTATATGGATCTCAACAACACTCTTTTATATCTGACGTGCAAAGTGGTGAATGAAGACGGAACAAACCTGGCCAACGGGGCTGCGGTAGGACTTGTGAATTACCCGATAGCCTCCATTTTCAGTCAGTTAGATGTGACTTTAGGGGACcgtctcatcagccaaagtaaCAACTGCTATCCTTACAGAGCATACATTGAATCTGTGCTGAACTATGGCGAAGACACACTAGCCACGCAATTTACGGCTGGAGCTTTTTATAAAGACAATGCAGGGGAACACGAGATTACGGCTCTGGATGGGGCAAATAAAGGTTTTAGCAAAAGAGCATCCCTGGGAGCTGGTAGTAAAAAAATAGACTTGTTGGGTCATCTCCATGCTGACATGTTTTTCCAAGAAAAATTGCTGCTGAACGGTGTTGATGTGAAAATTAAACTTACCCGCAATAAAGATACCTTCTGCTTAATGAGCAACGATGCAAACAGGCAATACAAATTACAGATTTTATCAGCCTCCCTCTTTGTCAAAAAAGTGAAATTGACACCTGGCGTCCGCCTAGGACACGCTGAAGCCCTACTGACGTCTAATGCCAAATACCCAGTGGACCGTGTAAGCATGAAAGTATTCAGCATACCGGTAGGGAGCCGTGTCTCCAATCAAGAGAACCTGTTTTTGGGACAACTTCCTAAGCAAGTGGTAATAGGATTGGTTGATAACGATTCTTTCAGCGGAGCATACAGTAAAAACCCTTTCAACTTTAAGCATTATGACATCAATTTTGCGGCACTCTACCTGGATGGTGAGCAGTATCCTATGAAACCATTTCAACCCAATTTTGAAGAGGGTAATTGTGTGAGAGAATATATGAGTTTAGTTCAGACCGCTGGCAAGCACATGAGAGACAGTGCCCTTTTAATTAACCGTGAGGAGTATGCAAAAGGCTACACACTCTTTGCATTTGACCTGACTCCGGATCAAGAATGTGCAGACCATTACTCGCTGATTAAAACTGGAAACCTGAGGGCGGAGCTGCGTTTCGCCAAGCCTCTGCCAACAACCGTCAATATGGTGGTTTACGGCGTTTTTGACAACGTGATAGAAATAAATCACAGGAGAAACGTCTTGTTTGATTATATGTGA